The genomic DNA AAACCACGGACATCGCCGCCGTCATGCTGGCCAAGCAGCAGGCGTCGGTCGGTTTCGAGGCCACCCTGCAAGTCCGCAACAAACTCCTGTCCGCCTATAAGGACATTATGAGCATGCCGGTCTAAACCATGAGCGAGAACGCCCTTTCCACCAATGTCGGCGCGATGGCGCCGGCCCTTCCTTCCGCCGCCGCCTTTGGCAATGGCGCCAAGGGGATCGATGCGCTCAAGGCGCGCGCGTCCGGCTTCCTCAAGCAGCCGGCCGTCGCCAGGAGCCTGCCGCTGCTGGGCCTGCTCGGCACCGTCGCGATCGCCGGCCTTGCCTGGATGGCGCTGCGCGAACCGCCACAGCGCGACCTGTTCCGCGCCCTGCCCGATGCCGACAAGTCGGCGGTGGCGCAGGTGCTGGACCAGAGCGGCATCAAATATGATTTCGACAGCAGCGGCGCGATGACCGTGGGCGAAGGCGACTATTTCAAGGCGAAGATGATGCTCGCCGCGCAAGGCCTGCCCAAGAGCGCGCCCGACGGCAACAGCATGATCGACAGCCTGCCGATGGGCGCGAGCCGCGCCGTCGAGAATGAGAAATTGCGTTCGGCCCGCGAGACGGACCTGGCCCGCACGATCGAGGCGATCGACAGCGTCGAAGGCGCCAAGGTGCATCTGGCGGTGGAAGCGCCCAGCGTATTCCTGCGCGACCGCACCAAGCCTTCCGCGTCGGTGATGCTGCGTCTGGCGCAGGGCCGCAGCCTGACCGACGCACAGGTGAGCGCCATCGTCCATCTCGTCGCCTCGTCCATCCCGGAACTCAACCCGGACGATATTTCGGTGGTCGACCAGAATGGCCGGTTGCTCAGCAATAATGACGGCAATGCCGGCGACGACCGCCAGCTCGCCATTCAGGGCAAGATGGAGGACCGCTATCGCCAGTCGGTGATCGCGTTGCTGACCCCGATCCTGGGCGACGGTAATTTTTCCGCCGAAGTCCATGCCGAGCTGAACTTTTCCGAGCGTCAGGCCACCCGCGAAACCTATCCGCAGGATGAAGCGCGGCTGCGCGTCGAGCAGGGGAGCTGGTCGTCCGACGAGCGCGGCCAGAAGGCCGGCGAGGCGACGGGTATCCCCGGTGCGCTCAG from Sphingobium sp. CAP-1 includes the following:
- the fliF gene encoding flagellar basal-body MS-ring/collar protein FliF; its protein translation is MSENALSTNVGAMAPALPSAAAFGNGAKGIDALKARASGFLKQPAVARSLPLLGLLGTVAIAGLAWMALREPPQRDLFRALPDADKSAVAQVLDQSGIKYDFDSSGAMTVGEGDYFKAKMMLAAQGLPKSAPDGNSMIDSLPMGASRAVENEKLRSARETDLARTIEAIDSVEGAKVHLAVEAPSVFLRDRTKPSASVMLRLAQGRSLTDAQVSAIVHLVASSIPELNPDDISVVDQNGRLLSNNDGNAGDDRQLAIQGKMEDRYRQSVIALLTPILGDGNFSAEVHAELNFSERQATRETYPQDEARLRVEQGSWSSDERGQKAGEATGIPGALSNQAPVNPTVTQTNPNGQAVTQGQTADGSQQTPATPGLPPMKTEETFNRSFELGREVSVTKDAIGTVKRLSVAVALDNGADGKPRSAQEIAALEALVKGAVGFDQARGDVVALSSRSFVKPQETTPLWYEADWMSPLVRNASALLVALLLIFGIGRPLLKRRAAPAAPAALADGTAVAAGENGQRIGLEISSELSKQSAAMSPAAAGAEATITLDMISSTYDYAQRADLIRNFVKQDPDRAALVVRDLLRDGKKDKDNA